AATTGCACCGTTGGGTCGCGCGGCTTGTCCACCTGACCATGACAGCAGGCGAACTGGTATTCTTATTAAGCCCCCTCAAAATCGGCAATAGAAACACGACAGCAGCTCTCAAACTACCATCAAATGCCAAAGCGGGAGATCTTGTTTTTGCTGTATCTAACTCTTTACGAGCCCGTTGCCTGAGGCGTGCTTTTCCTGACACCGGTTACACCCATGTTGGAGTTTTAGTAGGCAGTAAGGACTGTTGGAAAATCGTCCATGCCCGACCGGGGACACTCATCCACCGGTTTCGTGACGGTGGCGTGTGTGAAGACACATGGGAACATTTTGTTCAGGAATCCGATATTAGCGACCTGACCATCTTCCGGGCAAAAGGCTCCAACACCGAAGCCATTTCAAAGCTGGCCAAGCAAACGGCCGAGTCGGGCCAACGCTTTGACATCTGCTATGAACTGAGTCGCCAGGATGCCGTTTACTGCACCGAATTCATCTGGCGCCTGGGCCTGGCCTTTGGTCAGGACTGGGTTGAAGACCGTTTTATGCGCTTCCGCTTCCTTTGGCTTTCAACCAAGGCCATTCGGCCAGAAGCCATCACATCAAGTCAGTATCTCGACCCCATCAGGGCGCATTAAAAACTTCATCCTCTACATAGCATAGTGTCTAGATGTCAAAACGAGCATTTGCCATCCTCCTAAAAATGTGACTCGTATTTCCGCTGCATGAGTAAAAGTCATTCGCGTAAAGTGATTCTGGCGGGGTCCGTCGGCAACGTCATGGAGTGGTTCGATTTCGCCATCTATGGATTCTTTGCACCTGTCATTGGACGACAATTTTTCCCCTCGGATGATCCGGTCGCATCGCTGCTAGCGGCTTATGGCGTCTTTGCTTCCGGCTTTCTG
The Rubellicoccus peritrichatus DNA segment above includes these coding regions:
- a CDS encoding YiiX/YebB-like N1pC/P60 family cysteine hydrolase: MKTAEALTYPENLLGQAATDTSGLNAWLSIQLHRWVARLVHLTMTAGELVFLLSPLKIGNRNTTAALKLPSNAKAGDLVFAVSNSLRARCLRRAFPDTGYTHVGVLVGSKDCWKIVHARPGTLIHRFRDGGVCEDTWEHFVQESDISDLTIFRAKGSNTEAISKLAKQTAESGQRFDICYELSRQDAVYCTEFIWRLGLAFGQDWVEDRFMRFRFLWLSTKAIRPEAITSSQYLDPIRAH